The following proteins are encoded in a genomic region of Coffea eugenioides isolate CCC68of chromosome 6, Ceug_1.0, whole genome shotgun sequence:
- the LOC113775519 gene encoding squamosa promoter-binding-like protein 12 isoform X1 gives MEFELTKYPASMHSQDSAMDGGKAAELDRDYFGTVNSWPNENRKEEDFIGVEKGESYSAPAASVGFDQPVVGLKLGMPKDSKHLSSITNSSLSSNSGKRSRASHQGMQTSRCQVEGCNLDLTAAKDYHRRHRICESHSKSPKVIVAGVERRFCQQCSRFHNLSEFDDKKRSCRRRLSDHNARRRRPQPDAMHLSSMGLPSSLYGRRAPSFLLSRMPSSSSNRTWECSSGLKMANAGNSLIRASGVDVSPGHAQSHLNESQNLPCALSLLSTPSWALHEPESASLEQLMQGSVSIPQPASQLESQNWQLISEARVSAEQAPSVTPFHSMALQSTDNSHLPGYRSFKPPYDSGFHFTSRIN, from the exons ATGGAGTTTGAACTGACAAAGTACCCTGCATCAATGCATTCGCAGGATTCTGCCATGGACGGTGGAAAGGCAGCTGAACTAGACAGAGACTATTTTGGGACAGTTAACTCTTGGCCTAATGAAAATagaaaggaagaagatttcATCGGGGTGGAGAAAGGTGAAAGTTATTCAGCACCTGCAGCTTCTGTTGGCTTTGATCAACCAGTAGTTGGCCTGAAACTTGGAATGCCAAAGGACTCCAAGCATCTGAGCTCTATAACTAATTCCAGTTTGTCTTCCAATAGTGGAAAGAGATCTAGAGCGTCCCATCAAGGCATGCAAACTAGTCGCTGCCAAGTGGAGGGATGCAACCTTGACCTTACAGCAGCTAAAGATTATCATCGCCGCCACAGAATCTGCGAAAGCCATTCCAAAAGCCCCAAGGTCATTGTGGCTGGGGTCGAGCGAAGGTTTTGCCAACAGTGCAGCAG GTTCCATAATTTGTCGGAATTTGATGATAAAAAGAGAAGCTGTCGTAGGCGACTCTCTGATCACAATGCCAGGCGGCGCAGGCCACAACCAGATGCAATGCATCTAAGCTCAATGGGACTTCCATCTTCTTTATATG GAAGGAGAGCACCGAGTTTTCTGTTGAGCAGGATGCCATCCTCATCATCAAATAGAACATGGGAGTGTTCTAGCGGCTTGAAGATGGCAAATGCAGGAAATTCCCTGATCAGGGCTTCAG GAGTAGACGTGTCTCCTGGACATGCTCAATCTCACTTGAATGAATCGCAAAATTTGCCGTGTGCTCTCTCTCTTCTGTCAACTCCAAGTTGGGCACTGCATGAGCCTGAATCTGCCTCTCTGGAGCAGCTTATGCAAGGAAGTGTCAGCATACCACAGCCAGCATCGCAACTGGAATCGCAAAACTGGCAACTGATTTCAGAAGCACGGGTTTCAGCAGAACAAGCACCTTCTGTAACCCCCTTCCATTCAATGGCTTTGCAAAGTACTGATAATTCCCACTTGCCAGGATATCGATCCTTTAAGCCACCTTATGACTCTGGCTTCCATTTCACCAGTCGAATTAACTGA
- the LOC113775519 gene encoding squamosa promoter-binding-like protein 12 isoform X2, whose protein sequence is MDGGKAAELDRDYFGTVNSWPNENRKEEDFIGVEKGESYSAPAASVGFDQPVVGLKLGMPKDSKHLSSITNSSLSSNSGKRSRASHQGMQTSRCQVEGCNLDLTAAKDYHRRHRICESHSKSPKVIVAGVERRFCQQCSRFHNLSEFDDKKRSCRRRLSDHNARRRRPQPDAMHLSSMGLPSSLYGRRAPSFLLSRMPSSSSNRTWECSSGLKMANAGNSLIRASGVDVSPGHAQSHLNESQNLPCALSLLSTPSWALHEPESASLEQLMQGSVSIPQPASQLESQNWQLISEARVSAEQAPSVTPFHSMALQSTDNSHLPGYRSFKPPYDSGFHFTSRIN, encoded by the exons ATGGACGGTGGAAAGGCAGCTGAACTAGACAGAGACTATTTTGGGACAGTTAACTCTTGGCCTAATGAAAATagaaaggaagaagatttcATCGGGGTGGAGAAAGGTGAAAGTTATTCAGCACCTGCAGCTTCTGTTGGCTTTGATCAACCAGTAGTTGGCCTGAAACTTGGAATGCCAAAGGACTCCAAGCATCTGAGCTCTATAACTAATTCCAGTTTGTCTTCCAATAGTGGAAAGAGATCTAGAGCGTCCCATCAAGGCATGCAAACTAGTCGCTGCCAAGTGGAGGGATGCAACCTTGACCTTACAGCAGCTAAAGATTATCATCGCCGCCACAGAATCTGCGAAAGCCATTCCAAAAGCCCCAAGGTCATTGTGGCTGGGGTCGAGCGAAGGTTTTGCCAACAGTGCAGCAG GTTCCATAATTTGTCGGAATTTGATGATAAAAAGAGAAGCTGTCGTAGGCGACTCTCTGATCACAATGCCAGGCGGCGCAGGCCACAACCAGATGCAATGCATCTAAGCTCAATGGGACTTCCATCTTCTTTATATG GAAGGAGAGCACCGAGTTTTCTGTTGAGCAGGATGCCATCCTCATCATCAAATAGAACATGGGAGTGTTCTAGCGGCTTGAAGATGGCAAATGCAGGAAATTCCCTGATCAGGGCTTCAG GAGTAGACGTGTCTCCTGGACATGCTCAATCTCACTTGAATGAATCGCAAAATTTGCCGTGTGCTCTCTCTCTTCTGTCAACTCCAAGTTGGGCACTGCATGAGCCTGAATCTGCCTCTCTGGAGCAGCTTATGCAAGGAAGTGTCAGCATACCACAGCCAGCATCGCAACTGGAATCGCAAAACTGGCAACTGATTTCAGAAGCACGGGTTTCAGCAGAACAAGCACCTTCTGTAACCCCCTTCCATTCAATGGCTTTGCAAAGTACTGATAATTCCCACTTGCCAGGATATCGATCCTTTAAGCCACCTTATGACTCTGGCTTCCATTTCACCAGTCGAATTAACTGA